A region from the Carassius auratus strain Wakin unplaced genomic scaffold, ASM336829v1 scaf_tig00011304, whole genome shotgun sequence genome encodes:
- the LOC113073077 gene encoding uncharacterized protein LOC113073077 isoform X1: MRKVTKYQEQLSQVNSLDSFAFSHSDKDRRIISCLQCFRPQEMLPNHLSRVCMKDQTNEERNAEVDRAKKSMKAWTLRGRTWDYNVMVKRYPDEASRRALLEDLRERHFLILNDPMEAQAESNHSENSAAVKTHNKKTAQPALQDCQRVLRVSQADMLDIHGKLLDQQHVEEDQRTLFRYFCEAILVLRYFQRPDAVRAFKASDWLNKRSVDGQIHIKVQSAKHTATFSLTEEDSDILDAYFQKIRPGCLQDSAEDQGRFFLSKQGLPVINVTSDLRRLHEQYDLPSFSSQQVKRAQSTMPCSSSDEPSDERRVRKQKRGRGAADQYDRDFGAFLLKFPVTTSSSPPTKKKRTAAGFPSDKVFYNRWRSLQFAKREEYLSSQCSRRPPTVSKVSLLIEKEGWTGNCPRPEDIVAKWRPITEVQVESDPWIITAIQKQKWTGLALKDFGSKGQGVVATKAFAMGSIVCDYHGKVITGAEGRKLAESIKGDAAYLFFFQAAGRDLCVDAETFPCECHPTENTMGRMINHSSKRANLRSVHCMMNFPEGKRDVILFRAKRDINLCEELLFDYTTSSANLFEGKH; encoded by the exons ATGAGAAAAGTCACCAAATATCAAGAACAGCTTTCACAAGTCAACTCTCTGGATTCTTTTGCCTTCTCTCACAGTGACAAGGACCGTCGCATCATTTCCTGTCTGCAGTGTTTCAGGCCCCAGGAGATGCTGCCTAACCACCTGTCGAGGGTCTGCATGAAGGACCAGACTAATGAGGAGAGGAATGCAGAGGTGGACCGAGCCAAAAAGTCCATGAAGGCCTGGACCCTCCGAGGCAGAACCTGGGACTACAACGTCATGGTCAAGCGGTACCCCGATGAGGCTTCCAGACGGGCTCTTCTGGAAGACCTTCGTGAGAGGCATTTTTTAATCCTAAATGACCCCATGGAGGCACAGGCTGAATCCAATCACAGTGAAAACAGTGctgcagtgaaaacacacaacaaaaa GACTGCTCAGCCGGCGCTCCAAGACTGCCAGAGAGTCCTCCGAGTATCACAGGCGGACATGCTGGACATCCACGGGAAGCTCCTGGATCAGCAGCATGTGGAAGAAGACCAAAGGACGCTGTTCCGGTACTTCTGCGAAGCCATCCTGGTCCTGAGATACTTCCAGCGACCAGACGCAGTGAGGGCATTTAAA GCTTCAGACTGGCTCAACAAGAGAAGTGTTGATGGACAAATTCACATCAAGGTGCAATCCGCAAAACACACTGCAACATTTTCCCTCACAGAGGAGGACTCTGAT ATACTGGACGCATACTTCCAGAAGATTCGTCCAGGATGTCTGCAGGACAGCGCAGAGGACCAGGGCAGATTTTTCCTGTCCAAACAAGGGCTGCCAGTTATCAACGTCACGAGTGACCTCAGGCGTCTGCATGAACA GTACGATTTACCCAGCTTTTCAAGCCAGCAAGTCAAAAGAGCCCAAAGTACTATGCCATG CTCTTCTTCTGATGAGCCGTCCGATGAGAGGAGAGTTCGGAAACAGAAGAGGGGCAGAGGCGCAGCTGACCAGTATGACAGGGACTTTGGTGCGTTTCTCCTGAAGTTTCCAGTCACGACGAGTAGCAGCCCGCCCACAAAAAAGAAGCGGACCGCTGCGGGGTTTCCATCTGACAAAGTGTTTTATAACAGGTGGAGGTCTTTGCAGTTTGCCAAGCGGGAGGAGTACCTCTCGT CCCAGTGTTCAAGACGGCCACCGACTGTCAGCAAGGTGTCACTGCTGATCGAAAAAGAGGGTTGGACTGGCAACTGTCCTCGCCCCGAGGACATAGTGGCAAAGTGGAGACCCATCACTGAGGTGCAGGTGGAGTCGGATCCATGGATCATCACTGCGATCCAGAAACAAAAGTGGACAGGCCTGGCCCTCAAGGACTTTGGCTCAAAAGGACAAG GAGTTGTTGCCACCAAAGCCTTTGCCATGGGCTCCATCGTTTGTGATTACCATGGAAAGGTAATCACAGGAGCAGAGGGCCGGAAGTTGGCCGAGTCCATCAAGGGTGATGCGGCCTATCTTTTCTTTTTCCAGGCTGCAGGTCGGGACCTCTGTGTGGACGCTGAGACTTTCCCTTGCGAGTGTCACCCAACAGAAAACACCATGGGCCGGATGATCAATCATTCCTCCAAGAGAGCAAACCTGAGGTCAGTCCACTGCATGATGAACTTCCCTGAAGGAAAGAGGGATGTCATCCTGTTCCGGGCCAAAAGAGACATTAATTTATGCGAGGAGCTGCTGTTTGATTATACGACGTCAAGCGCAAATCTTTTCGAGGGGAAGCATTGA
- the LOC113073077 gene encoding uncharacterized protein LOC113073077 isoform X3: MRKVTKYQEQLSQVNSLDSFAFSHSDKDRRIISCLQCFRPQEMLPNHLSRVCMKDQTNEERNAEVDRAKKSMKAWTLRGRTWDYNVMVKRYPDEASRRALLEDLRERHFLILNDPMEAQAESNHSENSAAVKTHNKKTAQPALQDCQRVLRVSQADMLDIHGKLLDQQHVEEDQRTLFRYFCEAILVLRYFQRPDAVRAFKASDWLNKRSVDGQIHIKVQSAKHTATFSLTEEDSDILDAYFQKIRPGCLQDSAEDQGRFFLSKQGLPVINVTSDLRRLHEQYDLPSFSSQQVKRAQSTMPCSSSDEPSDERRVRKQKRGRGAADQYDRDFGAFLLKFPVTTSSSPPTKKKRTAAGFPSDKVFYNRWRSLQFAKREEYLSSQCSRRPPTVSKVSLLIEKEGWTGNCPRPEDIVAKWRPITEVQVESDPWIITAIQKQKWTGLALKDFGSKGQGVVATKAFAMGSIVCDYHGKAAGRDLCVDAETFPCECHPTENTMGRMINHSSKRANLRSVHCMMNFPEGKRDVILFRAKRDINLCEELLFDYTTSSANLFEGKH, from the exons ATGAGAAAAGTCACCAAATATCAAGAACAGCTTTCACAAGTCAACTCTCTGGATTCTTTTGCCTTCTCTCACAGTGACAAGGACCGTCGCATCATTTCCTGTCTGCAGTGTTTCAGGCCCCAGGAGATGCTGCCTAACCACCTGTCGAGGGTCTGCATGAAGGACCAGACTAATGAGGAGAGGAATGCAGAGGTGGACCGAGCCAAAAAGTCCATGAAGGCCTGGACCCTCCGAGGCAGAACCTGGGACTACAACGTCATGGTCAAGCGGTACCCCGATGAGGCTTCCAGACGGGCTCTTCTGGAAGACCTTCGTGAGAGGCATTTTTTAATCCTAAATGACCCCATGGAGGCACAGGCTGAATCCAATCACAGTGAAAACAGTGctgcagtgaaaacacacaacaaaaa GACTGCTCAGCCGGCGCTCCAAGACTGCCAGAGAGTCCTCCGAGTATCACAGGCGGACATGCTGGACATCCACGGGAAGCTCCTGGATCAGCAGCATGTGGAAGAAGACCAAAGGACGCTGTTCCGGTACTTCTGCGAAGCCATCCTGGTCCTGAGATACTTCCAGCGACCAGACGCAGTGAGGGCATTTAAA GCTTCAGACTGGCTCAACAAGAGAAGTGTTGATGGACAAATTCACATCAAGGTGCAATCCGCAAAACACACTGCAACATTTTCCCTCACAGAGGAGGACTCTGAT ATACTGGACGCATACTTCCAGAAGATTCGTCCAGGATGTCTGCAGGACAGCGCAGAGGACCAGGGCAGATTTTTCCTGTCCAAACAAGGGCTGCCAGTTATCAACGTCACGAGTGACCTCAGGCGTCTGCATGAACA GTACGATTTACCCAGCTTTTCAAGCCAGCAAGTCAAAAGAGCCCAAAGTACTATGCCATG CTCTTCTTCTGATGAGCCGTCCGATGAGAGGAGAGTTCGGAAACAGAAGAGGGGCAGAGGCGCAGCTGACCAGTATGACAGGGACTTTGGTGCGTTTCTCCTGAAGTTTCCAGTCACGACGAGTAGCAGCCCGCCCACAAAAAAGAAGCGGACCGCTGCGGGGTTTCCATCTGACAAAGTGTTTTATAACAGGTGGAGGTCTTTGCAGTTTGCCAAGCGGGAGGAGTACCTCTCGT CCCAGTGTTCAAGACGGCCACCGACTGTCAGCAAGGTGTCACTGCTGATCGAAAAAGAGGGTTGGACTGGCAACTGTCCTCGCCCCGAGGACATAGTGGCAAAGTGGAGACCCATCACTGAGGTGCAGGTGGAGTCGGATCCATGGATCATCACTGCGATCCAGAAACAAAAGTGGACAGGCCTGGCCCTCAAGGACTTTGGCTCAAAAGGACAAG GAGTTGTTGCCACCAAAGCCTTTGCCATGGGCTCCATCGTTTGTGATTACCATGGAAAG GCTGCAGGTCGGGACCTCTGTGTGGACGCTGAGACTTTCCCTTGCGAGTGTCACCCAACAGAAAACACCATGGGCCGGATGATCAATCATTCCTCCAAGAGAGCAAACCTGAGGTCAGTCCACTGCATGATGAACTTCCCTGAAGGAAAGAGGGATGTCATCCTGTTCCGGGCCAAAAGAGACATTAATTTATGCGAGGAGCTGCTGTTTGATTATACGACGTCAAGCGCAAATCTTTTCGAGGGGAAGCATTGA
- the LOC113073077 gene encoding uncharacterized protein LOC113073077 isoform X2: MASKRDKDRRIISCLQCFRPQEMLPNHLSRVCMKDQTNEERNAEVDRAKKSMKAWTLRGRTWDYNVMVKRYPDEASRRALLEDLRERHFLILNDPMEAQAESNHSENSAAVKTHNKKTAQPALQDCQRVLRVSQADMLDIHGKLLDQQHVEEDQRTLFRYFCEAILVLRYFQRPDAVRAFKASDWLNKRSVDGQIHIKVQSAKHTATFSLTEEDSDILDAYFQKIRPGCLQDSAEDQGRFFLSKQGLPVINVTSDLRRLHEQYDLPSFSSQQVKRAQSTMPCSSSDEPSDERRVRKQKRGRGAADQYDRDFGAFLLKFPVTTSSSPPTKKKRTAAGFPSDKVFYNRWRSLQFAKREEYLSSQCSRRPPTVSKVSLLIEKEGWTGNCPRPEDIVAKWRPITEVQVESDPWIITAIQKQKWTGLALKDFGSKGQGVVATKAFAMGSIVCDYHGKVITGAEGRKLAESIKGDAAYLFFFQAAGRDLCVDAETFPCECHPTENTMGRMINHSSKRANLRSVHCMMNFPEGKRDVILFRAKRDINLCEELLFDYTTSSANLFEGKH, translated from the exons ATGGCTTCCAAGCG TGACAAGGACCGTCGCATCATTTCCTGTCTGCAGTGTTTCAGGCCCCAGGAGATGCTGCCTAACCACCTGTCGAGGGTCTGCATGAAGGACCAGACTAATGAGGAGAGGAATGCAGAGGTGGACCGAGCCAAAAAGTCCATGAAGGCCTGGACCCTCCGAGGCAGAACCTGGGACTACAACGTCATGGTCAAGCGGTACCCCGATGAGGCTTCCAGACGGGCTCTTCTGGAAGACCTTCGTGAGAGGCATTTTTTAATCCTAAATGACCCCATGGAGGCACAGGCTGAATCCAATCACAGTGAAAACAGTGctgcagtgaaaacacacaacaaaaa GACTGCTCAGCCGGCGCTCCAAGACTGCCAGAGAGTCCTCCGAGTATCACAGGCGGACATGCTGGACATCCACGGGAAGCTCCTGGATCAGCAGCATGTGGAAGAAGACCAAAGGACGCTGTTCCGGTACTTCTGCGAAGCCATCCTGGTCCTGAGATACTTCCAGCGACCAGACGCAGTGAGGGCATTTAAA GCTTCAGACTGGCTCAACAAGAGAAGTGTTGATGGACAAATTCACATCAAGGTGCAATCCGCAAAACACACTGCAACATTTTCCCTCACAGAGGAGGACTCTGAT ATACTGGACGCATACTTCCAGAAGATTCGTCCAGGATGTCTGCAGGACAGCGCAGAGGACCAGGGCAGATTTTTCCTGTCCAAACAAGGGCTGCCAGTTATCAACGTCACGAGTGACCTCAGGCGTCTGCATGAACA GTACGATTTACCCAGCTTTTCAAGCCAGCAAGTCAAAAGAGCCCAAAGTACTATGCCATG CTCTTCTTCTGATGAGCCGTCCGATGAGAGGAGAGTTCGGAAACAGAAGAGGGGCAGAGGCGCAGCTGACCAGTATGACAGGGACTTTGGTGCGTTTCTCCTGAAGTTTCCAGTCACGACGAGTAGCAGCCCGCCCACAAAAAAGAAGCGGACCGCTGCGGGGTTTCCATCTGACAAAGTGTTTTATAACAGGTGGAGGTCTTTGCAGTTTGCCAAGCGGGAGGAGTACCTCTCGT CCCAGTGTTCAAGACGGCCACCGACTGTCAGCAAGGTGTCACTGCTGATCGAAAAAGAGGGTTGGACTGGCAACTGTCCTCGCCCCGAGGACATAGTGGCAAAGTGGAGACCCATCACTGAGGTGCAGGTGGAGTCGGATCCATGGATCATCACTGCGATCCAGAAACAAAAGTGGACAGGCCTGGCCCTCAAGGACTTTGGCTCAAAAGGACAAG GAGTTGTTGCCACCAAAGCCTTTGCCATGGGCTCCATCGTTTGTGATTACCATGGAAAGGTAATCACAGGAGCAGAGGGCCGGAAGTTGGCCGAGTCCATCAAGGGTGATGCGGCCTATCTTTTCTTTTTCCAGGCTGCAGGTCGGGACCTCTGTGTGGACGCTGAGACTTTCCCTTGCGAGTGTCACCCAACAGAAAACACCATGGGCCGGATGATCAATCATTCCTCCAAGAGAGCAAACCTGAGGTCAGTCCACTGCATGATGAACTTCCCTGAAGGAAAGAGGGATGTCATCCTGTTCCGGGCCAAAAGAGACATTAATTTATGCGAGGAGCTGCTGTTTGATTATACGACGTCAAGCGCAAATCTTTTCGAGGGGAAGCATTGA